A stretch of DNA from Micromonospora sp. NBC_01813:
TCAGGGCGTGTTCGGTATCGCGATCGGTGGGGCGTTCAAGGAGATCCAGGGTTCGTTGTCGCAGTTGCCGGCGGAGCCCGCCGTGGTGACCGAGCCTGACGCGTCGCCGGTGGTCGCCGGTGACGAGTTGGCGGCGCGCCGGGCCCGCCGGCGGGCCGGCTGACGGCACCCGACCGGTCGTCGACCGCCCCTGCACGCTGGTGATCGACGTCACCGGCGCAGCCGGGCCGCGCAGCCGGTAGCGTAGGGGACGCCACGTATCCGTGTGGGAGAGACCGCCTGTTGTTCGTAGGCGGCGCCGAAGGGGCAATTCCTCCCCGGAACCTCTCAGGCAGAAGGACCACACGGGTTGGCGACTCTGGAGGCGGCGGTGCCGACAGAGGGGGAGGTTGCCTGCCGACCTCACCCCGGGAGCCGCCTGGTGGATACTTCTGTTTCTGCGTTTGCCGATGCCACGTTCGCCGACCGTCACATCGGTGCTGATCCGGCCGCGCAGCGGCGGATGCTCGAGGTGGTCGGCTACGCCAGCGTCGACGATCTGATGGACGCGGCGATCCCTGAGGTCATCCGGTTGCGGGACCGGTTGGATCTGCCGGCACCGGCCAGTGAGCCGCAGGTGACGGCGGCGTTGCGCCGGTTGGCGCAGCGCAATGTGGCCGCGGTGTCGATGATCGGCCTGGGTTATCACGGCACGCACACGCCGGCGGTGATCCGCCGCAACGTGCTGGAGAACCCGGCCTGGTACACGGCGTACACGCCGTACCAGCCGGAGATCAGCCAGGGCCGGCTGGAGGCGTTGCTGACGTTCCAGACGATGGTGTCGGACCTGACCGGGCTGGCCACGGCGAACGCGTCGATGTTGGATGAGGCGACGGCCGCGGCGGAGGCGATGACGTTGGCGCGGCGGGCGTCGAAGTCGGGCAGTGACGTGTACGTGGTGGACGCCGACGCGTTGCCGCAGACGGTCGCGGTGCTGCGGACCCGGGCGCAGCCGCTCGGTATCGAGGTGCGGGTGTGTGACGTCACCGAGGACCTACCGGCGGAGTTCTTCGGGGCGCACCTGCAGTTCCCGGGCGCGTCGGGGCGGCTGCGTGACGACACGGCGGTGGTGGCGGCGGCGCATGCGGTCGGCGCGGTGGTGACGGTGGCCGCTGACCTGTTGGCGTTGACGGTGCTGCGGGCGCCGGGTGCGATCGGCGCCGACGTGGCGGTCGGGACGACGCAGCGGTTCGGGGTGCCGATGGGCTTCGGTGGGCCGCACGCGGGTTACCTGGCGGTGCGGGCAGGGTTGGAGCGGATGCTGCCGGGCCGGTTGGTCGGGGTGTCACGGGACACGGCCGGGGACCGCGCGTACCGGTTGGCGTTGCAGACCCGGGAGCAGCACATCCGCCGGGAGAAGGCGACCAGCAACATCTGCACCGCGCAGGTGCTGTTGGCGGTGATGGCTGCCATGTACGCGGTGTACCACGGACCGCAGGGGCTGCGGGCGATCGCGCAGCGGACGCACGCGGCGGCGGCCAGGTTGCGGGCCGGGCTCGCCGCCGGCGGGGTACGGGTGGCCGACGGGCCGTTGTTCGACACGGTGACGGCGACGGTTCCCGGTGCCGCCGGGCAGGTGGTGGCCGACGCGGCCCGCCGCGGTGTCAACCTGCGGTTGGTGGACGCCGACACAGTCGCGGTGGCGTGTGACGAGACGACGACGGGGGAGCACCTGGCGGCGGTGTGGGCGGCGTTCGGGGTGGCGGCGTTCACCGGTGACGTGCCGCAGGTGATTGCGGCCAGCTGGTGGCGTACCGATGAGATCCTGAGCCACGAGGTTTTCCACTCCTACCGCAGTGAGACGGCGATGCTGCGGTATCTGCGTCGGCTCGCCGACTCCGACTACGCGTTGGACCGCGGCATGATCCCGTTGGGGTCGTGCACGATGAAGTTGAACGCGGCGGTGCAGATGGAGCCGGTCAGCTGGCCGGAGTTCGCCGATGTGCATCCGTTGGCGCCGGCCGCGCAGACCGCCGGCTACCGGGAGCTGATCGGGCAGTTGGAAGGCTGGCTGGCGGAGGTGACGGGCTACGACGCGGTCAGTGTGCAGCCCAACGCGGGTTCGCAGGGCGAGTTGGCGGGGTTGCTGGCGATCCGGGGTTTCCACCGGTCACGTGGGCAGACCGGCCGGGACGTGTGTCTGATTCCGTCGTCGGCCCACGGCACGAACGCGGCGAGCGCGGTGATGGCCGGGATGCGGGTGGTGGTGGTCGGCTGCGACGCTGACGGCAACGTCGACGTGGCCGACGCGCAGCGGCTGATCGACGTGCACCGCGACGCCCTCGCGGCGATGATGGTGACGTATCCGTCGACGCATGGGGTGTATGAGGACGGCATCGCGGATCTGTGTGCCCGGGTGCACGACGCCGGCGGTCAGGTGTACGTCGACGGGGCGAACCTGAACGCGTTGCTCGGCTATGCCCGGCCTGGTCGTTTCGGTGCCGACGTGTCACATCTGAACCTGCACAAGACGTTCTGCATTCCGCATGGTGGTGGCGGCCCCGGAGTGGGGCCGGTGGCGGTGCGGGAGCATCTGGCGCCGTTCCTGCCGGCGGACCCGGTGGCCGGCGGCGACGGTCCGGTGATCTCGGCGGCCCGGTACGGGTCGGCGGGTATTCTGCCGATCCCGTGGGCGTATCTGCGGTTGATGGGTGCCGACGGGCTGGTGCGGGCGACCGGTGCGGCGGTGTTGGCGGCCAACTACGTGGCCGCCCGGCTGCGGCCGTTCTATCCGGTGCTGTACTCCGGCAACAAGGGTTTGGTGGCGCACGAGTGCGTGCTGGACCTGCGGCCGTTGACCAGGGCGACCGGGGTGACGGTGGAGGATGTGGCGAAGCGGCTGATCGACTACGGGTTCCACGCGCCGACGATGTCGTTTCCGGTGTCGGGGACGTTGATGGTGGAGCCTACCGAGAGTGAGGACCTGGCGGAACTCGACCGGTTCTGCGCCGCGATGATCGCGATCCGGGAGGAGGTCGACCAGGTGGCGCGGGGCGTGTGGCCAGTGGCGGACAGCCCGCTGCGGCAGGCGCCGCACACGGCGGCGCTGGTCACCGGGGACGAGTGGTCGTTGCCGTATCCGCGTTCGGTGGCGGCGTTTCCGGCGGGTCGGCCGGCTGGTGGCAAGTACTGGCCGCCGGTACGTCGGGTCGACAGCGCGTACGGGGACCGGAATCTGGTGTGCGCCTGCCCGCCGGTGGAGGAGTACGCCGACTGATCGGGCGTGGGGCCGGCGGGCGCGTCGGGGCACCGGGCGGCTTCGTCGCCGGCCGGTGCCGGAACAGGGAGGGGTCGGCTCGACGGTGAGCCTGCGGGCCGCAGGTGTCGGGTCAGGCAGCGAGGGCGTGCCGGGCCGGGCCGCGGTGCGGGGCGATGCTGCTGCCGTCGGGGAGCAGCTCGCCGGTGTCTTCGAAGACGATGACTCCGTTGCAGAGCAGGCTCCAGCCCTGCTCTGGGAAGCAGGCGATCACGCGGGCCGCTTCCCGGTCGGTGGCGTCAGCCGTCGGACAGTGTGGTTGGTGCTGGCACATCGGGATCTCCGGACTGTGGGGGTGCTGTGTCATGGTTCACATGACCAGTGATGAACGTTACCAAGCCGAACGACACCCTTCCGAGCAGGTAACGGCTTTCGGACCGAAGAATCCCCCCTTCGGCCGAGGCAGATCCAACCGGTCGGTGTGGAAACGCTCCCATGAGTCTACGGCCAGCGCACCACCACCGACCCGCCACCGCGACCACCGACCACCGCCAGTAACCTGACCGCCATGACCATGCGTCCGATCCGGATCATCGGCGACGCCGTACTACGCACCCCCGCCGAACCGGTCACCGACTTCGACCGCACCCTGCGGGACCTGGTCACCGACCTGATGGACACCCTGCTCGGCGCACCCGGCCGCGCCGGCGTCGCCGCCCCCCAGATCGGCGTGAGCGCCCGCGTGTTCGTCTACGACGCCGACGACCACCGCGGCCACATCGTCAACCCCACCCTGCACCTGCACGGCGACGACACCGACACCGACGACGAAGGCTGCCTGTCCATCCCCGGCCTGTACTTCCCGACCCGGCGCGCCCGACACGCCACCGTCGACGGCGTCGACCAGCACGGCGAACCGGTCACCATCACCGGCACCGGTTTCCTCGCCCGCGCCCTGCAACACGAAACCGACCACCTCGACGGCCGCCTCTACGTCGACACCCTCCGCGGCGACCCCCGCCGCCAGGCACTACGCGAGATCCGCGCCGCCCACTGGACCCGCCGCTGAACGAACCACCCTCACACCACCACCATCCGTGGATACGGATGCCGCAGAAAATCGTGGTGCGAGATGTCCCACCCGTACGCCCCCGCCCGGCCGAACACCACCACGTCACCAGCCCGCAACCGGTCCACCACCTGCCCCCGGCACAGCACGTCACGCGGCGTACACAACTCACCCACCACATCCACCGCCGCCGCCCGCACCTGCGGCCGCGCGAACGGATACGGCCACCCCGACACCGGCAACACCACGAACGGATGGTCGTAACCCCACGCCGCCGGCAACCGGAAATGATGCGTCCCGCCCCGCAGCACCGCGAACCACCGGCCCTGCGTGCGCTTCACATCCACCACCTGCGCCGCGTACCAGCCCGCGTCCGCCACCAGCAACCGCCCCGGCTCGAACACCAGCCGCACCCCCGGGGGCACCACCAACCCGGCCAGGCCCGCCCGCAGCACCGCCAAGTCGAACCGCCTCCCACCGGCGTAGTCCACCCCGAACCCGCCACCCACGTTCACGTACTCCACCGCCACCCCGAACCGCCCACCGGCCGCCACCGCCCACGCCAGCGCATCGACCACGAACCGCGCGTGCGCCGCCGCGTCCAGATTGTTCGACACCGCGTGCAGGCTGAACCCCACCAGCCGCACCCCCGGCAACCCCGCCGCCACCGCCACCACCTCACCCAACCGCGCCTCGTCCACCCCGAACTGCGTCGCCACCCCCGCCATCGCGTGACTACCCGCCAACCCACCCGCCGGCCGGTTCACCCGCACCGCCGCCTCCACCCGCACCCCCGCCGCCCGCGCCACCAGATCCAACCGCCGCAACTCCAACACACTCTCCACGTTCACCAACGCACCCGCCGCCACCGCCGCCGCCAACTGCCCATCGGTCTTCGCCGGCCCACCGAACACCACCTGCCCGGCACCCGCCGCCACCGCCGCCGCCAACTCACCCCCCGACGCCACCTCCACCCCGTCCACCACCCGCGCCAACTCCGCCACCACATCCGGATGCCCGTTGGCCTTCATCGCGTACAACAACACCGCACCCGGCGGCAACGCCGCCCGCACCGCCCCCGCCACCTCCCGCAACACCACCCGGTCGTACACGTACGCACACACCGGGGCGTCCCCGCCCACCAGCCCCGCCACCGCAGCCGCCACCCGCGGCGGCACCCCGACCGCCATCACCGCACCCCAACCGGCGGCCCGCCGACGAACCCGCCCGCACCCAGCGGATTACGCACCGGCACATACACATCACCCGCGCCCGTCAACCTCATCCGCACCAACGCCTTGTGCGCCACCATCGGCGCCGTCCACGCCGCATGATCCGCCGCCACCGCACCGGCACAACCCGGCACCCCCCGCAGACCCTCATACGTCTCATCCACCACCGCCCGCACCACCCGCCACGCCGCCGCCTCATCCACCCCGTGCGACGACACCAACCCCAACACCACCTCACCCAGATGCGCCTGCAACGCCGTATACCCCAACTTCGCCCGCATCACCGCCGCATCATCGGTGCCCACCACCGAACCCTGCGCCAACCCCACCGACACCCCCGCCGCCGCCAACCGCGGCACCAACACCCGCAACCCCGCGAAATCCCGCACCACCAGCCGGAACGGCAACCCATCGCGGAACGTCGGCAGGCAGTTCTGCAGATGCGCCTCCAACGCCACCCCGAACCGCGTCGCCAACCGCAGCAACGGCGGCAACACCACCCGCGCGTACGCGTCCACGAACCCCAACGCCGCCGCCGACCCGTCGGCCACACCCCGAGCCCGCGCGAAATCCGCCACCCGGCCCGCCAACTCCCGCCCCGTCACCAACGCCACCCCCGGCACCGCCACCTCACCGGCCACCAACCGTCCCGCCAAACCGTCCCGCACGATCACCGACATGTCCCGCCCCGACCCCACCGTCACCGCCGCCCCGGCCACCTCCGGCAACAACACCAACCGCGTCGCCGCCACCTCGTCACCGGCCACCAACGACGCCAACACCCGCGACAACACCGGGCCGTTACGGGTACTCGCCACCGAAATCGTCCGCCGCGTCGACGTCACCTGAATATCCACCGACACCTTCAGATACCGCCGCCGCCCATCCGCCCCCGGCGGCAACAACACCGTGCGGACCGCCGCCGTCGGCACCGCCGGCACCACCCCTGGCAGCAACCGCACCACCCCCGCATCGATCAGATCCGCGTACCGCCGAGCCACCACCTCCCGCTGCCACACATGCACCGGCTGCACCACCCACCCCGGCCCCACCACCGGAACCTGCGGATACCACCGCCCCAACTCCGCCGCCACATCGTCACCGACATGCACATCCCGGCGCACCGCCACGAACCCCACCCCGGTCGCCGGCGACTCCACGTCATGCGCCAACACATCCGCCACCGACCACCCCAACCGGGTACGCCCACACGGATGCAGATTGTGACCCGTCACCGCCCGCCGCTCCGCGACCACCGCCCACCCGTCCGGTCCATCCGCCACCACCGGGGGCCCCGGCCGCGCCACCGCCACCGCCAGATTCACCACCGCGTCGGCCAGCTCACCCGCCAACGCCCACCCCCGCCGGTCGCGCAGCAGCCCCGCCGCGAGCACCGCCAACGGATCGTCGACAGCACCCTCATCCACCACGAACCGGTCGAACCCGTGCCACCTGCCCCGGCCCCGCCACGACGACCGCGCCCCCGCCACATCCTCCCGACACAACGCGTCCACCAACCGCACCGCCACCACCCGCGCCGCCCACGGCACCGCCGCCCGGAACCCCGCCACCAACTCCGGCGCCACCCGCCCCAACTCCGCCGCCGCCACCGCCACCGCGTCAGCCAACCCCACCGTCCCCCGCGCACACCCGCACGAACGACCAGCAGCCGCCACCACCCCCAACCCGGTCATCCCAAACCCGCCATCGGGTTCGCCACCCACGCCCACCGCGGCACCAGCGGATCCGCCGACAACCGCATCGACAACGTCGCCTTCACCGGCCACACCTGACCGAACACCGCCGCCGCCACCTCACCACGCACCACCACCGGCAACCCCGCCACCACCTCCCGCGCCACCTGCGCCACCCGCGACCACAACCGCTCCGGCTCCACCCCGAACTCCCGCGCCAACACCGCCAACGGCTCACCCAACGCCGTCCCCACCGATGCCAACGCCGTCACCGCCACCTCCGCCGAATCCCCAACCGCCACATCACCATGCACCGGCGGCACCACCACCCCCGCCGCCGCCAACCGATCCACATCCAACCGCACACCCCCCACGTCCCGATACCACATCCCCACCAACCGCACCCCCCGCCACACCAACACCACGTTCTGCCCATGCGCCTCCAACCCCACACCCAACCCCAACGCCCCCAGCACCGGCCCCAACAACACCCGCGCCAACTCACCCGCGAACACCACCGGATCACCGCCGTAACCCGCCCGCACCAACCCCGCCACCACCGACGGCCCACCCGGCACCCCCACCGGCGCCGCCAACGCCGCCACCGGCATCACCTGCACCCCCGCCGCCACCCGCGGCACCCGACGACGCACCACCGCCAACGACCGACACGGCACCCCGTCCACCACCACCGCACCCGCCGCCACCTCACGCAACACCCGCAACCCCGGCAGCCGCCGGGCCAACCCCACCAGCAGACCCGTCACCACCGGACCGTTGCGCACCGCCGCCGCCGACACCGTCCGCACCGCACTGGTCATCTGCACATCAACCGCCGTCTTCCACTGCCACGACCCATCCGCCACCGGCACCACCGTCCGCAACGACAACAACGGCCGCGCCCGCACCACCCGACCAGTGCGCCGCAACCACCCGTACGACCCCAACACGTGCTCCCGCTGCCACGGATGCACCGGCAACACCGGCGGCAACCCCGCCCCCGAACTCACCCACCGACCCGCCGGCACCGCCACCAACTCCAACTCCACCACCGGCCCATGCTCCGGCCCATACCGCAACACCTCCAGCGTCGACATCCCCACCCGGGTCCGACACCCCGGATGCACCGGATGCCCATCCACCACCACCTGCTCCCACGCCACCGCCGACCGCACCAACCCGTCACCAGAACCGGACCCCCGCGCCACAGCCACCGCCCGCGCACCCCGCGCCAACGCCATGTTCGCCACACTGTTCGCCACCTCACCCGCCACCACACCACCACCGGCCAACCCCAACAACGACACCAACTCCGCCGGATCCGCCACCGCCCGCCCCGCCACCGACACCCGCAACCCCGAATCCACCCCGGCGAACAACTCCGCACCGTCCGCCGGCCCCCGAACCTGCCGGCCATCGGCCAGCACCAGCACCAACTCCCCGCCGACCACCCGCCGACCCACCACCTGCGGCACCGGCTCCCGACCCAACGCACCCCACAACCGGGCCAGCACCGCCGCCCGCGCCCCCGGCACCGCCGCGCTCACCGCCGGCACCAACTCCGGCCGCCACCGCCGCAACTGCGCCACCGTCGCCGACACGTCCGGACACCGCACCACCGACACCCCGCCTCCGCTGACCACACCAGCTCCCGACACCACCCCGGCAGGCACCGTCACCGCCCCCGGCGCCGACGCAGCCACACCCCCCACCAACCGACCGCCACGAACAGCAGCGACGAACAGCACAACGCCTTCACCACCATCCCGACACCCTTACACAACCCGCACCCCGTAGGGTGCTCCCGTGCGCATGGCCACCTTCAACGTGCTGCACGGGCGCTCACCGCGCGACGGCCGCGTCGACGCCGACCGGCTCACCACCGCGATCCGCCACCTCGACACCGACCTGCTCGCCCTGCAGGAAGTCGACCACGCCCAACCACGCTCCAACCACCTCGACCTCACCGCGCTCGCCGCCGCCGCACTCGACGCACCCACCCACCCACCGCTTCGCCGCCGCACTCGTCGGCACCCCCGGTGACACCTTCCGCGTCCCCCGCCACGACCACGACGGCCACCACGAACCCTGCTACGGCATCAGCCTGATCAGCCGGCACCCCGCCACGCACTGGCAGGTCAACCGGCTCGACCCGGCCCCCGTACGCTCACCCGTCATCGTCGCCGACCCCACCCCCCGGCTGCTGCTGCTCCGCGACGAACCCCGCGTCCTGCTCACCGCCGTCCTGGCCACCCCGCACGGCCCGGTCACCGCCGCCGCCACCCACCTGTCCTTCGTCCCCGGCTGGAACCTGCGTCAACTCCGGGCCGCCATCCGCATCCTGCGGACCCTCCCGCCACCGAGGCTGCTCCTCGGCGACCTGAACATGCCCGCCGGCCTCGCCGCCGCAGCCACCGGCTGGCGGCCGCTGGGCCGCCGCGCCACCTACCCGGCGCCCCGACCCCGCGTCCAGCTCGACCACATCCTGCTCGACCCGCGCGGCGCGACCGCGGCACTCGCCGCCGTCACCTCGGTCGACACCCCGACGCTCGACGTCTCCGACCACCGCCCCCTGGTCGTCACCGTCGCGGCGCGGACCCGGTGACCCCGTCGACGACCTGCTGCAACGACCGGTTCGACCGGTTGGCGCGGACCGCCGCCCGTTGCTGGTCGGCCGTCACCTCGATGTAGTTCTGGCTCGCCGCCAGGCTCGCGTGCCCCAGCAGCCGCATGATCTCGGCCGCGTGCGCCCCGTCCTCGGCCAGCCGGGTGGCGAACGTGTGACGCAACGCGTGCAGTTGAGCACCACGCGGCACCCGTTCGGTGACGCCGGCCCGCCGGAAACAGGCCCGTACCAGGTACTGCAGGCCACCGCGGCGCAGACCGTCGCCGCGCCGGTCGACCAGCAGGGTCGTGTCGGATCGCACCGACCGGTCGCCGAACCGTACCCGCCGGCTGTCGAGGTAGCCGTCGATCACGGCGTCCAGCGCCGGTTCGATCGGCACCGTCCGCAGCCGTCCGCCCTTGCCGGCCACCTCCAGACGCCGCTCACCATGACGACCGGCGATCGAACCGACCCGCAACTCGAGCATCTCGCCGAGTCGTAGTCCGGCGCACAACGCGAGCGCCACGACGGCGAGATCCCGCTCCGGCCAGGGGTCACGCTGGCGTTCGTCGCGACGGGCGGCGCCAGCGAGCACCAACTCGGGGGTCTGCTCGCCGCGTAGTGGCTTCGGCAGCGGCAGGGGAGCCCTGGGACGACCCACCGCAGGCATCGGGTTACCGGCGGCTGCACCCTCGGCGACCAGGAAGTTGAAGAACGAGTTCCAGGTCGACCAGGCCCGGTGCACCGAGGCGGGGGAGCGAGGCGAGGCGAAGCGCGCGAACGCCGCCCGCAGCTGCCGCTGCCCGATGGTGGACAGTGCGATCTCCGCCCAGGCGGGGGGAGTGGGGTCGATCGCGTCGCCGATCAGTCGCAGCACGGCGACGAGGTCCCGGCGGTACGCCTGCAGGGTGTGGGGGGAGGGTTTGCGGGTGGTCCGGTCGGCGAGGAAGCCTTCGACCGCCTCGCCAGCCAAAATAACTCCATTGTGGTGCATAAGGGATATTATGCACCACTTTTCGCGATTGGTGTAGGGGGTAGCCGGGCATCCGGGGTCGCGGATACAGATGGCTCGGGCGCAGGGGGGAAGTCGCAGCGATCCTTCGGCGCGACGCCCAACAGATCCGGTGACGACGCCGGGCACGGACCCAGCCCGCGTCGACGCGTCCGGCGTCGTCACCGGCCGGCGAATGACATCCGCGCCGCGTGGCACACCGGCGGACGGGGGCCGTCGGACCACGGCCCGCGCCATCGGCTGCCGAGGCCTCGTCGAGAGGTACCCCCGCCCTCACTAGTTGACATAATGTAAATTATCGAATCGCGTTCGGGATGGCCGGGGAGTCGTACCATCGACCTATGCGAACGTCCCGGGCACTGTCGGTCGCCGTCGCCGTCGCGCTGCTCGGTGGCTGCACGGCCCGCGCGAGCACGGCCGACTATCCCTGGTACGCCGACGCGGCCGCGCTCTACGCCGCCGCCGACCTGGTGATCATCGGCACGCCGGACGACGGCGAACGCCGCGACGTCGCACTGTCGGAGTCCGGCGAACGACTACCCCACCACGTGTACACCGTCACCGTCACCCGGGTGTTCAAAGGCGACAGTGCGCCGGGTGCGTCGGTACTGGTCAAACAGACGGTGGACGACGCCGCGGCTGATGACACCGGGCTGGCCGGCGACGAGCCGGCACTGATGTTCCTCGAGGTCTACGACGAGGTGCCGGCGTCGTTGCTCAGCCCGACCCAGGGCTGGTACCGGATCGACGCCGCCGGTGAGCCGGTGGCGGTAGCGGACAATCCGGTGCCGGTGACGCTGGCGCAGCTCGTCCGGCTCGCCGAGCGGCGTTGACCGCCGGCAAGGCCCGGGGTGCCGGTCACAGCCCGCCAGCGACGCGGATCACCGTACCGGTGGTGTAGGAGGCCTCGTCGCTGAGCAGCCAGGCGACGGCTCCGGCGATCTCCGGTGGTTGTCCGGCGCGGCGCAGCGGCACCACCGGCGCGACCCGGGCGGGCCGGTCCGGTTCGCCGGACAGGGCGTGGATGTCGGTCCAGACGGTGCCGGGGGCGACGCCGTTGACGCGGATGCCACGGGGGCCGAGTTCCTTGGCCAGACCGACGGTGAGCGTGTCGGTGGCGGCCTTGACGGCGGCGTAGTGGACGTACTCGCCGGGGCTGCCGAGGGTGGCCGCGGCGGACGACACGTTGACGATGGCGCCGCCGCTGGTCATCCGGCGGGCGGCCTGCTGGGCGCAGAGGATGTAGCCGACGAGGTTGACGTCGACGACGGTGCGCAGGTCCTCGAGGGTGAGGTCGACGAAGGGTCCGATCCGGCTGGTGACGCCGGCGTTGTTGACCAGGCCGGTGAGCGGGCCGAGTTCGGCGGCGGTGTCGAACAGGCTCGTCACCGTGTCGGGGTCGGTGGTGTCGACGGCGACGGTGACGGCGCGCCGGCCGAGCGCGTGCAGGTCGTCGCGGACGGCCTCGGCGGCGGCGGTGTCGCGGCGGTAGCCGATGACGATGTCGTGTCCGGCCTGGGCGAGGCGGCGGGCGGTGGCCGCCCCTATCCCCCGGCTACCGCCGGTGATCACGGTGACGGGTGCCATGCCTCGGTGCTCCTCCGCGTTGCCGTGGTTCGTGGTGGTGACGTTACCGGCGGCGGTGACGGGCAATAGAGAGGGCATGGCTGGTACGCGGGCGTTGGTGTTGGGCAGTGGCGGGGTGACCGGGGTGGCCTGGCAGATCGGGGTGTTGTGCGGGCTGGCGCGGGCCGGGGTCGACCTGGGCGACGCCGATCTGGTGGTGGGCACGTCGGCGGGGGCGGTGGTGGGTGCGCAGCTGCGTTCGGGGGCCGATCTGGCGCGGTTGTACGCGGGGCAGTTGGTGCCGGGTGAGCCGTCGGCGGACCGGATGGGGCCGGGGGCGGTGTCCCGGGTGTTGTTGGCGGCGGTGGGTAGCCGCGACGGCCGGCGGGCGCGGGCCCGGATCGGCCGGTATGCGGTGGCGGCCGCGGCCGGGTCGAGGGTGTCGCGGCGGCCGGTGTTCGAGGAGGCGTTGCCGGTGTGGTCGTGGCCGCAGCGGCCGTTGTGGGTGACGGGGGTGGACGCCGATTCGGGGGACTTCGTGGTGTTCGACGCGTCGTCGGGGGTTGATCTGGTGGATGCGGTGTCGGCGAGTTGCGCGGTGCCGGGGGTGTGGCCGCCGGTGGTGATCGGTGCTCGCCGGTTCGTCGACGGTGGGATGCGGTCGGCGGCGAACGTCGATCTGGCGGTGGGGTACGCGGCGGTGGTGGTGTTGGCGCCGATCGGTTGGGGTGTGGGGCATCTGC
This window harbors:
- the gcvP gene encoding aminomethyl-transferring glycine dehydrogenase, with product MDTSVSAFADATFADRHIGADPAAQRRMLEVVGYASVDDLMDAAIPEVIRLRDRLDLPAPASEPQVTAALRRLAQRNVAAVSMIGLGYHGTHTPAVIRRNVLENPAWYTAYTPYQPEISQGRLEALLTFQTMVSDLTGLATANASMLDEATAAAEAMTLARRASKSGSDVYVVDADALPQTVAVLRTRAQPLGIEVRVCDVTEDLPAEFFGAHLQFPGASGRLRDDTAVVAAAHAVGAVVTVAADLLALTVLRAPGAIGADVAVGTTQRFGVPMGFGGPHAGYLAVRAGLERMLPGRLVGVSRDTAGDRAYRLALQTREQHIRREKATSNICTAQVLLAVMAAMYAVYHGPQGLRAIAQRTHAAAARLRAGLAAGGVRVADGPLFDTVTATVPGAAGQVVADAARRGVNLRLVDADTVAVACDETTTGEHLAAVWAAFGVAAFTGDVPQVIAASWWRTDEILSHEVFHSYRSETAMLRYLRRLADSDYALDRGMIPLGSCTMKLNAAVQMEPVSWPEFADVHPLAPAAQTAGYRELIGQLEGWLAEVTGYDAVSVQPNAGSQGELAGLLAIRGFHRSRGQTGRDVCLIPSSAHGTNAASAVMAGMRVVVVGCDADGNVDVADAQRLIDVHRDALAAMMVTYPSTHGVYEDGIADLCARVHDAGGQVYVDGANLNALLGYARPGRFGADVSHLNLHKTFCIPHGGGGPGVGPVAVREHLAPFLPADPVAGGDGPVISAARYGSAGILPIPWAYLRLMGADGLVRATGAAVLAANYVAARLRPFYPVLYSGNKGLVAHECVLDLRPLTRATGVTVEDVAKRLIDYGFHAPTMSFPVSGTLMVEPTESEDLAELDRFCAAMIAIREEVDQVARGVWPVADSPLRQAPHTAALVTGDEWSLPYPRSVAAFPAGRPAGGKYWPPVRRVDSAYGDRNLVCACPPVEEYAD
- the def gene encoding peptide deformylase, producing the protein MTMRPIRIIGDAVLRTPAEPVTDFDRTLRDLVTDLMDTLLGAPGRAGVAAPQIGVSARVFVYDADDHRGHIVNPTLHLHGDDTDTDDEGCLSIPGLYFPTRRARHATVDGVDQHGEPVTITGTGFLARALQHETDHLDGRLYVDTLRGDPRRQALREIRAAHWTRR
- a CDS encoding type III PLP-dependent enzyme, which translates into the protein MAVGVPPRVAAAVAGLVGGDAPVCAYVYDRVVLREVAGAVRAALPPGAVLLYAMKANGHPDVVAELARVVDGVEVASGGELAAAVAAGAGQVVFGGPAKTDGQLAAAVAAGALVNVESVLELRRLDLVARAAGVRVEAAVRVNRPAGGLAGSHAMAGVATQFGVDEARLGEVVAVAAGLPGVRLVGFSLHAVSNNLDAAAHARFVVDALAWAVAAGGRFGVAVEYVNVGGGFGVDYAGGRRFDLAVLRAGLAGLVVPPGVRLVFEPGRLLVADAGWYAAQVVDVKRTQGRWFAVLRGGTHHFRLPAAWGYDHPFVVLPVSGWPYPFARPQVRAAAVDVVGELCTPRDVLCRGQVVDRLRAGDVVVFGRAGAYGWDISHHDFLRHPYPRMVVV
- a CDS encoding DUF5999 family protein produces the protein MCQHQPHCPTADATDREAARVIACFPEQGWSLLCNGVIVFEDTGELLPDGSSIAPHRGPARHALAA
- a CDS encoding IucA/IucC family protein yields the protein MADAVAVAAAELGRVAPELVAGFRAAVPWAARVVAVRLVDALCREDVAGARSSWRGRGRWHGFDRFVVDEGAVDDPLAVLAAGLLRDRRGWALAGELADAVVNLAVAVARPGPPVVADGPDGWAVVAERRAVTGHNLHPCGRTRLGWSVADVLAHDVESPATGVGFVAVRRDVHVGDDVAAELGRWYPQVPVVGPGWVVQPVHVWQREVVARRYADLIDAGVVRLLPGVVPAVPTAAVRTVLLPPGADGRRRYLKVSVDIQVTSTRRTISVASTRNGPVLSRVLASLVAGDEVAATRLVLLPEVAGAAVTVGSGRDMSVIVRDGLAGRLVAGEVAVPGVALVTGRELAGRVADFARARGVADGSAAALGFVDAYARVVLPPLLRLATRFGVALEAHLQNCLPTFRDGLPFRLVVRDFAGLRVLVPRLAAAGVSVGLAQGSVVGTDDAAVMRAKLGYTALQAHLGEVVLGLVSSHGVDEAAAWRVVRAVVDETYEGLRGVPGCAGAVAADHAAWTAPMVAHKALVRMRLTGAGDVYVPVRNPLGAGGFVGGPPVGVR